In the genome of Paenibacillus pabuli, one region contains:
- the cdaS gene encoding sporulation-specific diadenylate cyclase CdaS, whose amino-acid sequence MINRQADCDSSTMRQKLKGDLHRVADRMNQTLSAFDNDSVCLLGQFADIRAEIKQIEVLASSFYLDCYLSPFTEKFAELTASVQHLSDRRYGALIVIEREVPLEPIIHSGVAVDARVTHALLESLFIPGAPLHDGAVLIRGNQIVSAGNVLPLSQAIASERKIGTRHRAALGLSELTDAVVLVVSEETGQASFAVGGDLHPINVVETLP is encoded by the coding sequence ATGATAAATCGGCAAGCAGACTGCGATAGCTCGACCATGAGGCAGAAACTCAAAGGAGACCTTCATCGTGTGGCAGATCGAATGAACCAGACGTTATCCGCCTTTGACAATGACAGTGTGTGCCTGCTGGGCCAGTTTGCGGATATTCGGGCCGAGATCAAGCAGATTGAGGTGCTGGCGTCGTCCTTTTATCTGGATTGTTATCTGTCTCCCTTCACGGAGAAATTTGCCGAACTGACTGCCAGTGTACAGCATTTGTCGGATCGCAGATATGGTGCGCTTATTGTAATTGAACGGGAAGTGCCGCTTGAACCAATTATCCACTCAGGGGTTGCAGTTGATGCCAGAGTCACTCATGCGTTGCTGGAATCGCTGTTTATACCGGGTGCACCTCTGCATGATGGGGCGGTGCTGATTCGAGGAAATCAGATTGTATCCGCGGGCAATGTACTGCCTTTGTCACAGGCCATTGCGAGTGAACGGAAGATTGGCACACGGCACAGGGCTGCACTGGGATTAAGTGAATTGACGGATGCGGTTGTGCTTGTTGTCTCGGAAGAGACCGGTCAAGCTTCATTCGCTGTCGGTGGGGATCTGCATCCCATTAACGTGGTTGAAACTTTGCCGTAA
- a CDS encoding Leu/Phe/Val dehydrogenase: MSWFEAMEHHDYEELVLCQDRASGLKAVIAIHDTTLGPALGGTRMWTYASEEAAIEDALRLARGMTYKHAVSGLNLGGGKAVIIGDPRRDKNEAMFRAFGRYIQGLNGRYVTAEDVGTTEEDMNLIYQETDYVTGISPSYGSSGNPSPATAYGVYRGMKAAAKQAFGTDLLEGKTVAVQGVGNVAMRLCKYLYEEGAHLIVTDIHKDSVKQAVDQFGAKAVDPADITGVDCDIYAPCALGGTINDDTLKQLKAKVVAGCANNQLLEPRHGDKLHEMGIVYAPDYVINAGGVINIADELNGYNADRAWSKVGEIYNNLEKIFDTSRTEGIATYIAADRLAERRIELMKNTRSTFLQNGHHALSSRRLRG; the protein is encoded by the coding sequence ATGAGTTGGTTTGAAGCAATGGAGCATCACGATTATGAGGAACTGGTACTATGCCAGGATAGAGCCTCTGGGTTAAAAGCCGTTATTGCTATTCACGATACAACACTCGGTCCTGCGCTGGGAGGCACACGGATGTGGACCTATGCTTCGGAGGAAGCGGCCATTGAAGATGCCTTACGCCTTGCGCGAGGAATGACATATAAACATGCTGTATCCGGACTGAATCTGGGCGGAGGCAAAGCCGTAATCATCGGGGATCCGCGCCGTGACAAAAATGAAGCGATGTTCCGGGCCTTTGGCCGTTACATTCAGGGATTGAACGGACGTTATGTCACCGCAGAGGACGTGGGAACCACAGAAGAGGATATGAATCTGATCTATCAGGAAACCGACTATGTCACAGGTATTTCGCCAAGCTACGGTTCCTCCGGTAATCCTTCCCCGGCAACAGCCTATGGCGTATATCGGGGCATGAAGGCCGCGGCAAAGCAAGCATTCGGCACGGATCTGCTGGAAGGCAAAACCGTGGCTGTACAGGGCGTGGGCAATGTGGCGATGCGTCTTTGCAAATATTTGTACGAAGAAGGTGCGCATCTGATTGTTACGGATATCCATAAGGATTCCGTGAAACAGGCTGTGGATCAATTCGGTGCAAAAGCGGTAGACCCTGCCGACATTACCGGAGTGGATTGTGATATTTATGCTCCATGTGCATTGGGGGGTACAATTAATGACGATACGTTGAAACAGCTCAAGGCCAAGGTTGTGGCAGGTTGTGCCAACAACCAGCTGTTGGAGCCGCGTCATGGTGACAAGCTGCATGAGATGGGAATCGTATACGCACCAGACTATGTGATCAATGCAGGTGGCGTAATTAATATTGCGGATGAGCTGAACGGCTATAATGCGGATCGAGCCTGGAGCAAGGTTGGGGAGATCTACAATAATCTGGAGAAAATCTTTGACACGTCGCGGACGGAAGGCATCGCAACATATATTGCGGCGGATCGTCTGGCTGAACGCCGGATCGAGCTGATGAAGAATACACGCAGCACGTTCCTGCAAAACGGTCATCACGCGCTGAGTTCCCGCAGATTGCGCGGGTAA
- a CDS encoding esterase/lipase family protein — translation MLSKSIVLRCVLTCLFFLSSLSLLSIPAGAEQSAAANGRNPIVLVHGIGGAGFNFASIERALINEGYSRSDLYAIDFLDKSGNNITNSRQLSTYIDDVLRKTGASQVDIIAHSMGGANTLYYINNLGGGKNIGKVITLGSPNRLVARSAPNGIAYTSIYSTSDLIVNNTLSPLNGANNIRIFGVTHIGLLIDRGVQSHIMNALK, via the coding sequence ATGTTGAGTAAATCTATTGTTCTACGTTGCGTCTTAACCTGTCTGTTCTTCCTTAGTTCGTTATCTTTGCTGTCCATCCCTGCCGGTGCGGAGCAATCAGCGGCTGCCAATGGGCGCAATCCCATTGTACTTGTACACGGTATTGGAGGCGCGGGATTTAACTTTGCCAGTATCGAAAGAGCGCTCATAAACGAAGGCTATTCCCGAAGTGACCTGTACGCCATCGATTTCCTGGACAAGTCGGGAAACAATATCACCAATTCACGTCAGTTATCCACCTATATTGATGATGTCCTGCGGAAGACCGGCGCCAGCCAGGTCGATATCATTGCTCATAGCATGGGCGGAGCCAACACCCTGTATTATATCAACAACCTCGGTGGTGGGAAAAATATAGGCAAAGTGATCACACTTGGCTCTCCCAACCGGCTTGTGGCCCGATCGGCACCAAACGGCATTGCATATACTTCCATCTACAGTACGTCGGACTTAATTGTGAACAATACGTTATCCCCACTGAACGGGGCGAACAATATTCGCATTTTCGGGGTGACCCATATCGGCCTGTTAATTGATCGTGGTGTTCAAAGCCACATCATGAACGCCTTGAAGTAA
- a CDS encoding LysR family transcriptional regulator, giving the protein MELSDIDIILAVARYGKISQAAKELNYAQSNVTTRIKKLEQEYQVQLFNRFPKGVVLTSKGEQFVQYATRIRDLLNDLEQDMIDPGEPSGTLKIGIVETAASSRFMEILNEYQVTYPEVSISLVNATSPKVLRKKIQEYEIDGAFISGACVKEGLKVEYEMQDTVHIISKRMDVPPESMCQVSWVVFPKGCPYREITEEYLQEEGLSARNMIEVSTMDNLLSCVESGIAFTIMPCSVIHKKPDEFSVYDLAERFTYTTTTFVRGEDRYVSSALDRFVKLLNQKCITF; this is encoded by the coding sequence ATGGAACTCTCGGATATCGATATTATTCTCGCGGTGGCACGGTACGGCAAAATCTCACAGGCCGCGAAAGAATTGAATTACGCTCAATCCAACGTCACCACACGCATCAAAAAGCTGGAGCAGGAATATCAGGTGCAGCTGTTCAACCGTTTCCCCAAAGGGGTAGTACTGACTTCCAAAGGAGAACAGTTTGTCCAATATGCGACACGCATTCGTGACCTGTTAAACGATCTGGAGCAGGATATGATTGATCCCGGTGAGCCTTCAGGCACATTAAAAATCGGGATTGTGGAGACGGCAGCATCCAGCCGGTTCATGGAAATTCTCAATGAATACCAAGTGACCTATCCCGAGGTTTCCATCTCACTTGTTAATGCCACTTCACCCAAAGTGCTGCGCAAGAAAATACAGGAGTATGAGATTGATGGTGCCTTTATTAGTGGTGCTTGCGTGAAAGAGGGTCTGAAAGTGGAATATGAAATGCAGGACACGGTGCATATCATCTCCAAACGGATGGACGTTCCACCCGAAAGCATGTGTCAGGTTTCGTGGGTCGTTTTCCCAAAAGGCTGCCCATACCGTGAAATAACGGAGGAATATTTGCAGGAAGAAGGTTTGTCTGCTCGCAATATGATTGAGGTCAGCACGATGGATAACCTGCTTAGCTGTGTGGAGTCGGGGATTGCTTTTACCATAATGCCTTGCAGCGTTATTCACAAGAAACCGGATGAGTTCTCGGTATACGATCTGGCTGAACGATTCACATATACCACAACGACCTTTGTCCGTGGCGAAGATCGATACGTCAGCAGCGCGCTGGATCGATTTGTAAAGCTGCTGAATCAGAAGTGTATTACATTTTGA
- a CDS encoding alkene reductase, which produces MSTLLSPVTINEWHLRNRLVMAPLTRGFASDQDGTATEEMVAYYERRAQDGVGLIITEGINPSLAGKGTYGIPGLYTAEQTNSWKRVTNAVHKHGGTIIAQLWHVGRLSHSDLIGTPPLAPSSIPAQGRVHKLHKPYQIPQAMNVQDIHDTIQQFQTAARNAVRAGFDGIELHAAHGYLIDQFINEKTNHRTDEYGGDIQGRLRFLKEIIIAVQKEISVDRISVRFSEKKDDDPSYVWSDKAGVLNAYLNMFRETGITILHPSTDRYTRVWDGEQNFHEVIRAQWDGIIIGVGDLEAEIAEQAVQNGSIDLAAFGRPFIANPDLVQKWRTGQQLVEYDANKHLSVLV; this is translated from the coding sequence ATGTCTACATTACTGAGTCCGGTGACGATCAACGAGTGGCATTTGAGAAACAGATTGGTGATGGCACCTCTTACCCGAGGGTTTGCCAGTGATCAGGATGGGACCGCGACGGAAGAGATGGTGGCGTATTATGAGCGACGTGCCCAGGATGGTGTGGGGCTGATCATTACAGAGGGCATTAACCCCTCGCTGGCAGGCAAAGGAACCTATGGCATCCCCGGATTATATACGGCTGAACAGACCAACTCATGGAAGAGAGTGACGAATGCCGTCCATAAACACGGCGGGACCATTATCGCTCAGCTGTGGCATGTGGGCAGACTGTCTCACTCCGATCTGATCGGTACCCCGCCCCTGGCACCCTCAAGCATTCCTGCTCAAGGAAGAGTTCATAAATTGCATAAACCATACCAAATACCTCAAGCTATGAATGTGCAGGATATCCACGATACCATTCAACAATTTCAAACGGCCGCCCGCAACGCGGTACGGGCTGGATTCGACGGAATTGAGCTGCATGCAGCCCATGGTTATCTGATCGATCAGTTTATTAATGAGAAGACGAACCACAGAACAGATGAATACGGAGGCGACATCCAGGGACGATTGCGTTTTCTGAAGGAAATCATTATTGCAGTCCAAAAAGAAATCAGCGTGGATCGCATATCGGTACGATTTTCCGAGAAAAAAGATGATGACCCTTCCTATGTCTGGTCAGACAAGGCTGGGGTGCTGAACGCCTATCTGAATATGTTCCGCGAGACAGGCATTACAATCCTGCATCCTTCAACAGATCGGTACACCAGAGTGTGGGATGGGGAGCAAAATTTCCATGAAGTGATTCGCGCGCAGTGGGATGGAATCATCATTGGCGTAGGGGATCTTGAGGCAGAAATCGCAGAGCAGGCTGTACAAAATGGGAGCATTGATCTGGCAGCGTTCGGCAGACCGTTTATCGCCAATCCCGATCTGGTGCAAAAATGGCGTACGGGGCAGCAGTTGGTCGAATACGATGCGAACAAACATCTTTCTGTTTTGGTGTAA
- a CDS encoding MFS transporter yields MHMQNVVKANPVPSWLILLLAAACGLIAANLYYAQTVIGPISATTGLSSAAAGLIVTLTQIGYVIGLLFIVPLSDIVENKRLVTFFLVILVVALIAAAFSSHAVLFLTASLVIGIGSVVAQILVPYATYLTSEEQRGRVVGNVMSGLLLGIMLARPVASFITSMLSWQAVFVFSAIMTVLLALLLLRALPARQPQPAMNYGQLILSLGSLLKTFPMLRRRALYQASLFGAFSLFWTTVPLQLANEYGMSQQGIAWFALAGVGGAIAAPIAGRWADKGFTRILTGLAMVIAAASFGLAYVFQGHSTATLILLVVVAITLDMAVSGNLVLGQRIIYSLSEARGRVNGIFMSIFFVGGAIGSSLGSWSYAHGGWSLTTLIGLVMPLLALVYYLTEKKVTVVSNP; encoded by the coding sequence ATGCATATGCAAAACGTAGTAAAGGCTAACCCGGTTCCAAGCTGGTTGATTTTACTTTTGGCTGCGGCGTGTGGGCTGATTGCGGCAAACCTGTATTATGCCCAGACGGTTATTGGACCGATCAGCGCTACAACAGGGCTTTCCTCTGCTGCTGCTGGACTGATTGTGACGTTAACACAGATTGGTTATGTTATTGGCCTGCTGTTTATCGTTCCGCTCAGTGACATTGTGGAGAATAAACGGCTGGTCACTTTTTTCCTTGTCATTTTGGTCGTTGCATTGATTGCCGCCGCCTTTTCTTCCCATGCTGTGTTATTTCTGACGGCTTCCCTTGTCATCGGGATCGGTTCCGTCGTTGCGCAAATTCTGGTCCCTTATGCCACCTACCTCACTTCGGAGGAGCAGCGCGGACGGGTCGTTGGGAATGTGATGAGTGGTCTGCTGCTGGGCATCATGCTGGCTCGGCCTGTCGCAAGTTTTATTACGAGTATGCTCAGCTGGCAAGCGGTCTTTGTCTTCTCTGCAATCATGACCGTACTGCTAGCACTGCTTCTGTTACGCGCACTTCCTGCACGTCAGCCACAACCTGCAATGAATTACGGACAATTGATCCTCTCATTGGGTTCCCTGCTCAAAACATTTCCAATGCTCCGCCGCCGAGCCCTCTATCAAGCCAGTCTGTTTGGCGCGTTCAGCTTGTTCTGGACTACAGTTCCCTTGCAGCTCGCCAATGAATATGGCATGTCCCAGCAGGGAATTGCCTGGTTTGCACTGGCTGGTGTCGGAGGTGCTATCGCAGCACCTATTGCCGGAAGATGGGCGGATAAAGGGTTTACCCGCATATTAACCGGACTCGCCATGGTCATTGCGGCTGCATCTTTTGGGCTTGCCTATGTGTTCCAGGGCCACTCTACCGCTACCCTTATTCTGCTTGTGGTCGTTGCTATCACGCTGGATATGGCAGTCTCTGGCAATCTGGTGCTGGGACAGCGCATCATCTATTCGCTGAGTGAAGCAAGAGGACGGGTAAATGGAATCTTCATGTCGATCTTTTTTGTAGGAGGGGCGATTGGATCATCTCTTGGCAGCTGGTCCTATGCGCACGGGGGTTGGAGTCTCACCACATTGATTGGTCTGGTCATGCCTCTGCTGGCACTCGTATACTACTTAACGGAGAAGAAAGTTACCGTCGTCAGTAACCCATAA
- a CDS encoding TetR/AcrR family transcriptional regulator, protein MTAKRGRPRNVETQNAILAASYDLLLEHGFGAVTIEKIAERAKVSKATIYKWWPSKGAVIMDGYMSAATARLPVPDTGSVFEDVRIHASNLVDFLISREGKVITQIVGEGQSDPELAKEYRTRYIQPRRREAWGIFEKGVERGQLKKDCDIGLCIDLVYGAMFYRMLVTGEPLDTEFVQRSLISLFEGIKS, encoded by the coding sequence ATGACTGCCAAAAGAGGGCGTCCCCGCAATGTGGAAACCCAGAATGCGATTCTTGCAGCTTCCTATGATTTATTACTGGAACACGGCTTCGGAGCCGTTACGATCGAAAAAATTGCTGAACGTGCTAAGGTGAGCAAAGCAACGATATATAAATGGTGGCCTAGTAAAGGTGCTGTCATTATGGATGGGTACATGTCTGCGGCAACGGCACGATTGCCCGTACCGGATACAGGATCGGTATTTGAGGATGTGCGCATTCATGCGAGCAATCTGGTCGATTTTTTGATTAGCCGGGAAGGAAAAGTGATTACACAGATTGTCGGAGAGGGACAGTCTGATCCAGAACTTGCAAAAGAATACCGAACCAGATACATTCAGCCTCGTCGGCGCGAAGCGTGGGGAATTTTTGAAAAAGGTGTGGAACGGGGACAGTTGAAAAAGGATTGTGACATCGGACTGTGTATAGACCTCGTCTATGGAGCGATGTTCTATCGCATGTTGGTGACTGGCGAACCGTTAGATACTGAATTCGTGCAGCGTTCGTTGATTTCATTGTTTGAAGGCATTAAATCTTGA
- a CDS encoding LLM class flavin-dependent oxidoreductase, which translates to MKFALFSLMMNLPNAVTGESLTTQQKFHNILEQAKLAERLGFDAYGIGERHGAPFLSSSPPVVLTAVAAATSRIRLLTTVTVLSILDPVRVAEDYATLDQLSGGRLEMIIGKGNDPRHYPLFGISEEEQWDSLGERYELLKRLWTEENVTWQGTYRPPLHEVTTQPRPLQQSIPIWHGSASSTLSTELAAKYGEPIFSSNSFHPQAKYKALIDHYRERLDYYGHDANRAVVGSGAGSLYLANTREEAIRRYTPYYEAFHATAAAQHNQSPFKDLEDNIAHGPVLIGSPEQVIEKILNYHAAYGHQVLSISVDGLSHAEQLEQVERFAQDVAPVLRREIPSFIWNESPILNQSLPSSTSPSPDSWPPAISPIFQV; encoded by the coding sequence ATGAAATTTGCCCTATTTAGTCTCATGATGAATCTTCCAAATGCCGTAACCGGTGAATCACTAACAACACAACAGAAGTTCCACAATATTTTGGAACAAGCCAAACTGGCTGAACGGCTGGGGTTCGATGCATATGGAATCGGTGAGCGGCATGGCGCTCCTTTTCTGTCTTCCTCACCTCCCGTCGTGCTGACCGCCGTCGCTGCTGCGACTTCACGTATCCGGTTGCTAACAACGGTTACTGTTCTCAGTATACTTGATCCGGTACGGGTTGCCGAGGATTATGCCACCTTGGATCAATTATCGGGTGGACGGCTGGAGATGATCATCGGGAAAGGCAATGATCCTCGGCACTATCCCCTGTTTGGCATTAGCGAAGAGGAACAATGGGATTCACTCGGTGAACGCTACGAACTGCTGAAACGGCTGTGGACTGAAGAGAATGTAACCTGGCAGGGAACGTATCGCCCTCCCCTTCATGAGGTTACCACTCAGCCGAGACCGCTCCAGCAATCCATTCCGATCTGGCATGGCAGCGCATCGAGCACCCTCTCTACCGAACTTGCAGCCAAGTATGGCGAACCGATATTTAGCTCGAACTCCTTCCACCCTCAGGCCAAATATAAAGCGTTAATTGACCATTACCGGGAGCGTCTCGATTATTATGGTCATGATGCGAATCGAGCGGTGGTTGGCTCCGGGGCAGGCAGCCTGTACCTCGCGAATACACGCGAAGAGGCAATACGTCGTTATACCCCTTATTATGAAGCATTTCATGCTACGGCCGCTGCACAGCACAACCAGTCGCCTTTTAAGGACCTGGAGGATAACATTGCGCACGGGCCTGTACTGATTGGTAGTCCAGAGCAGGTCATTGAGAAGATCCTCAATTACCATGCCGCATATGGACATCAGGTATTGAGCATCAGCGTGGATGGTCTCAGTCATGCGGAGCAGCTGGAGCAGGTAGAACGCTTTGCCCAGGATGTAGCACCCGTGTTACGACGCGAAATCCCCAGTTTCATATGGAACGAATCTCCGATCTTGAACCAGTCACTTCCCTCTTCCACTTCGCCTTCTCCCGATTCATGGCCCCCAGCCATCTCACCGATCTTCCAGGTATAG
- a CDS encoding helix-turn-helix domain-containing protein, producing the protein MEPTTTIRSFIEDYIRKQGYTLQYFADISGVNAGTLSAIIKGTRPIAMAQLDLITEGMKLEEGHFYEIYGAECFVESAPHWRRLEPFLQRCAELDKLECIQRIVQQVTDDRSYISELFEMAEGMLERGQKKAARMLYECVAECEKYQHSERLALCQYRIFTLSLGQDQHENLRAAVHFEPYINRLDEERQLDAIKDLANTYSALRYWDKLFALADELGRKAEFIQSFTKKKVDKVNRVTAYPLFVYRAYSNLLKANASEWSGKYTEALGYTQNYADIVNIADPSEEDQIYINMFIGWTEANTYLYSLMMGKKEVLPAYVAWIEQNEEELLTALVKIVEAANTYDMNIDHVLLKFDSKINTILNDRTLREGYHEQIKDDLHSKFLIEFAIYHFNQDRYSEGMQQLVTCLSSAIKINNHTDIIQCVALFERYRSFASKDVEITYRYLMEEVYNYYEHKKSHGHIFV; encoded by the coding sequence ATGGAACCTACAACTACGATACGCTCCTTTATTGAGGACTACATCAGGAAACAGGGCTATACCCTGCAATACTTTGCCGATATATCGGGTGTAAACGCCGGAACGTTAAGTGCAATCATCAAAGGGACGAGGCCAATCGCCATGGCTCAACTGGATCTGATTACCGAAGGCATGAAGCTGGAAGAGGGGCATTTCTACGAAATTTACGGCGCTGAGTGTTTTGTGGAGTCTGCACCACATTGGAGAAGGCTGGAGCCTTTCCTGCAACGTTGCGCCGAGTTGGACAAGCTCGAATGTATTCAGAGGATAGTCCAGCAAGTGACGGATGACCGCTCCTATATTTCCGAATTGTTTGAGATGGCAGAGGGCATGCTTGAACGAGGACAAAAGAAAGCGGCCCGCATGTTATATGAATGCGTTGCGGAGTGTGAGAAGTACCAGCACTCGGAACGTCTCGCGTTGTGCCAGTATCGTATTTTCACACTATCTCTAGGTCAGGATCAGCATGAAAATCTCAGGGCGGCAGTTCATTTTGAGCCATATATTAATAGGCTGGATGAAGAGCGGCAGCTGGATGCGATCAAGGATCTGGCGAATACATACTCAGCTTTACGTTACTGGGACAAGCTGTTTGCACTAGCAGATGAATTGGGGCGTAAAGCTGAATTTATACAATCTTTTACTAAGAAAAAAGTCGATAAAGTAAACAGGGTAACTGCATATCCCCTTTTTGTGTACAGAGCTTACTCGAATTTGCTCAAGGCAAATGCAAGTGAGTGGAGTGGGAAATATACTGAAGCACTGGGCTATACGCAAAATTATGCTGATATAGTTAATATTGCAGATCCTAGTGAGGAAGATCAGATATATATAAATATGTTTATTGGTTGGACTGAAGCCAACACCTATTTGTACAGCCTGATGATGGGAAAGAAAGAAGTACTCCCGGCGTATGTGGCTTGGATTGAACAAAATGAGGAAGAATTACTTACTGCTCTCGTAAAAATTGTAGAAGCAGCAAACACTTATGATATGAACATAGATCATGTCCTTTTGAAGTTTGATAGTAAAATTAATACAATTTTGAATGATAGGACTTTAAGAGAAGGGTATCATGAGCAAATTAAGGATGATTTACACAGTAAATTTCTAATTGAGTTCGCAATATATCATTTTAACCAAGATCGTTATTCGGAAGGGATGCAACAACTTGTTACTTGTTTGAGTTCAGCTATTAAAATTAATAATCATACTGATATCATACAATGTGTTGCTCTCTTTGAGAGATACAGGTCTTTTGCATCTAAAGATGTAGAGATAACATACCGATATCTAATGGAGGAGGTATATAATTATTATGAACATAAAAAAAGTCATGGCCATATTTTTGTTTAG
- a CDS encoding transcriptional regulator produces the protein MKLAPTIRTYIENHIRERGYKLQQFSDVTGVNAGTLSAILKGSRPLAMNQLDQITSGMGLEKGYFYEMYSVECFVEAAPHWRRLEPFLYRCAELNKLGCIKKVVYQVTDDRSYISELFELAENLYSKEMKEAALILYECVAAGEKYQHSERLALCQYRIFLLHKTMSKFDNLAAAVQLEPYIEKLDEEIQLDAVKDLANVYSTIHLWDKVYDLAEELERKVDFQLELQFRRRKNRKRIAFYPIFTYKAYANLLKASVCEVRKEYEKALEYTDVYVNVIEISNPTEEEQQLIERFKGWAEGNRYLYHLMNGNHEVIEPYLNYLDANPHEILIAFVNIVQAANLHSLDIDSALDRFDPYIQQFNTDMHLKGTYNMQMLNHRYIRFYYELAKYRLNKQRYAAGIDTLLTSLELSSSSNDDLMSIKSIDLYGKFRMHVTNQQDEQYTRLIEGLSSQNFGIRIKSV, from the coding sequence TTGAAACTTGCACCTACGATACGCACATATATAGAGAACCACATAAGAGAACGAGGATATAAACTACAGCAATTCTCAGATGTCACGGGTGTCAACGCTGGTACATTAAGTGCCATCCTCAAGGGCAGCAGACCTCTAGCTATGAATCAGTTGGATCAAATCACATCTGGTATGGGGCTGGAGAAGGGATACTTCTACGAAATGTACAGTGTGGAATGTTTTGTGGAAGCCGCACCTCATTGGAGGCGTTTGGAACCGTTCCTGTATCGTTGCGCTGAACTTAACAAGCTAGGCTGTATTAAAAAGGTGGTTTATCAGGTTACAGATGATCGATCCTATATTTCAGAACTGTTTGAATTGGCAGAGAATCTATATTCCAAAGAAATGAAGGAAGCGGCGCTTATTTTATATGAATGCGTAGCCGCAGGTGAGAAATATCAGCACTCGGAACGGTTGGCACTGTGCCAGTACCGTATTTTTTTGCTTCATAAAACCATGAGCAAATTCGATAATCTGGCAGCAGCGGTCCAATTGGAGCCCTATATTGAGAAATTGGATGAAGAAATACAACTGGATGCTGTTAAAGATTTGGCGAATGTGTATAGCACAATACATCTCTGGGATAAGGTTTATGATCTGGCAGAGGAACTGGAACGAAAAGTTGACTTTCAACTTGAACTTCAATTTCGAAGACGGAAAAATAGAAAAAGGATCGCCTTTTACCCCATATTTACATACAAAGCATATGCGAATCTATTGAAGGCAAGTGTATGTGAAGTACGTAAGGAATATGAAAAAGCTCTGGAATATACGGATGTTTACGTGAATGTTATAGAAATCTCTAACCCAACAGAAGAAGAGCAACAATTAATAGAACGTTTCAAAGGATGGGCAGAGGGGAATCGGTATTTATACCATTTGATGAATGGGAACCATGAGGTTATTGAACCTTATCTGAATTACCTGGATGCTAATCCACATGAGATTTTAATAGCATTCGTGAATATTGTTCAGGCAGCTAACCTGCACTCACTGGATATTGATTCTGCATTGGATAGATTCGATCCTTATATTCAACAATTCAACACGGATATGCATTTAAAAGGGACGTACAATATGCAAATGTTGAATCATAGATATATACGTTTTTATTATGAGTTAGCGAAGTACAGGCTTAACAAACAAAGATACGCAGCGGGGATTGACACGTTACTCACGAGTCTGGAGCTCTCATCATCAAGTAACGATGACCTAATGTCTATTAAATCTATTGATTTATATGGGAAATTTAGAATGCATGTAACGAACCAGCAGGACGAGCAGTACACTAGGTTAATAGAGGGCCTGAGCTCACAAAACTTTGGAATTAGAATTAAAAGTGTATAA
- a CDS encoding aspartyl-phosphate phosphatase Spo0E family protein produces the protein MREIKQIKNQIEQNRQHLRRLVEKHGMHDDKVLKQSMMLDELINKYIRLIEKY, from the coding sequence GTGAGAGAAATCAAGCAGATCAAAAATCAAATCGAGCAGAATAGGCAACATTTGCGTCGGTTGGTGGAGAAACATGGCATGCATGATGATAAGGTTCTCAAGCAGTCTATGATGCTGGATGAACTGATTAATAAATATATTCGACTAATAGAGAAGTACTAA
- a CDS encoding aspartyl-phosphate phosphatase Spo0E family protein — translation MREPKQIRDQIERNRHELSRLAEYHGMQDYKVLQQSMVLDELINEYNRFRYKKHFMKRQPIA, via the coding sequence GTGAGAGAACCGAAGCAGATCAGAGACCAAATCGAACGGAACAGGCATGAGTTAAGTCGTTTGGCGGAATATCATGGCATGCAAGACTACAAAGTCCTTCAACAATCGATGGTATTGGATGAATTAATTAATGAATATAATCGCTTCAGATATAAAAAACACTTTATGAAAAGACAGCCGATTGCATAA